From one Deinococcus sp. QL22 genomic stretch:
- a CDS encoding beta-galactosidase — MLPFQTTHLELGVCDYPEHVLEDRWADYAAAQKALGLRYVRIAEFAWSRMEPQPGQYDWAWLDRAIDIYAAAGLEVLLCTPTAAPPAWLVAQHPEILPYGRTGQVKTSGSRRHCDLSSPIYRAFSRRITQAMAERYGQHPAVVGWQTDNEFGWGDTAQSYSPAALKGFQGWLEERYGSLDTLNEAWGNVFWSMEYADWTQIPLPHQAVSEVNPAHALDFLRFSSDQIVQFQAEQVALLRELSPGRFITHNFMGFFSGFDHYRVTAGLDFASWDSYPTGTLQALHEWKLAEPHLAHDFARTGHPDLTGFNHDLYRGMLSESVKNVPSSSADTAQANTSAPLHPTHSPLSTHPSRGFWVMEQQCGQVNWAPSNPLPADGAVQLWTAQAWAHGADVVSYFRWRAATMAQEVMHSGLLRHGERPDRGYAEVEALKPQEFPLSKVQNKVALLHDYESLWLYNLQPHAEGLNYWAQAFAYYRALRALGVDVDIIHPDSDLSGYALVVAPALTLMTPERARHLEAAAQHCQLVFGPRTAFRTVSGRTPETGQFGDLAGLVGAALLHYDSLYPEMTQNVAANPGGSLSTEHQAASHLAWHWAESYELEGAEALYRYRGGPLGGEAAVIRHGNVTVVGAHSESLISEVLKDLLTGAGLSPLPLPEGVRLSRRGGVTLLQNWNTHPVHWQGQELAPVSTRLLQPAEVSI; from the coding sequence ATGCTTCCATTTCAGACCACTCACCTTGAACTCGGCGTTTGCGATTATCCGGAACATGTGCTGGAAGACCGCTGGGCCGATTACGCGGCGGCGCAAAAAGCGCTGGGCCTGCGTTATGTGCGAATCGCGGAATTTGCCTGGAGCCGTATGGAACCGCAGCCAGGGCAGTACGACTGGGCCTGGCTCGACCGGGCCATCGACATCTACGCAGCAGCAGGCCTGGAGGTGCTGCTGTGTACGCCCACCGCCGCGCCTCCTGCTTGGTTGGTGGCCCAGCATCCTGAAATCCTGCCGTACGGACGCACTGGGCAAGTGAAAACGTCCGGCTCCCGGCGACACTGCGACCTGTCCAGCCCCATATACCGGGCTTTTTCCCGCCGGATTACGCAGGCGATGGCGGAGCGTTATGGGCAGCATCCGGCAGTCGTGGGCTGGCAAACCGACAATGAATTCGGCTGGGGGGATACCGCTCAGAGCTACAGCCCCGCTGCGTTAAAGGGCTTTCAGGGGTGGCTGGAAGAGCGTTACGGCTCGCTGGACACGCTGAACGAGGCTTGGGGCAACGTGTTTTGGAGTATGGAATACGCTGACTGGACTCAGATTCCATTGCCGCACCAGGCGGTGTCTGAGGTCAACCCGGCACATGCGCTGGATTTCCTGCGCTTTTCCAGCGACCAAATCGTGCAGTTTCAGGCCGAGCAGGTCGCTCTCTTGCGCGAACTCTCTCCTGGCCGCTTTATCACGCACAATTTCATGGGCTTTTTCAGCGGCTTCGACCATTACCGCGTGACTGCAGGCCTCGATTTTGCCAGTTGGGACAGCTATCCCACCGGCACCCTGCAGGCCCTGCATGAATGGAAGCTGGCTGAGCCGCATCTGGCGCATGATTTCGCCCGCACAGGGCATCCGGATTTGACGGGATTCAATCATGATCTGTACCGGGGAATGCTGAGTGAGTCAGTGAAGAATGTGCCTTCCAGTTCTGCTGACACCGCACAGGCCAACACATCTGCCCCACTACACCCGACCCACTCACCACTCTCCACACATCCTTCCCGCGGTTTCTGGGTGATGGAACAGCAGTGTGGTCAAGTCAACTGGGCCCCCTCCAACCCGTTGCCCGCCGACGGCGCGGTACAGCTCTGGACAGCCCAAGCATGGGCACACGGGGCCGACGTGGTCAGCTATTTCCGCTGGCGCGCCGCGACCATGGCTCAAGAGGTGATGCACTCTGGCCTGCTGCGGCACGGCGAGCGACCAGATCGGGGGTACGCCGAGGTCGAGGCCCTGAAGCCGCAAGAGTTCCCCTTGAGCAAAGTGCAGAACAAAGTGGCGCTGCTGCACGACTACGAGAGTTTGTGGCTCTATAACTTGCAGCCGCACGCTGAAGGACTGAATTACTGGGCACAGGCATTTGCCTATTACCGCGCTCTGCGTGCTCTGGGCGTTGATGTAGACATCATTCACCCCGACAGCGACCTGAGCGGGTACGCGCTGGTGGTGGCCCCGGCCCTCACGCTGATGACCCCCGAACGCGCCCGCCACCTGGAAGCTGCTGCCCAGCACTGCCAACTGGTGTTCGGGCCGCGCACCGCCTTCCGTACCGTGTCGGGCCGCACGCCAGAAACGGGGCAGTTTGGTGACCTCGCTGGGTTGGTCGGAGCCGCCCTCCTGCATTACGACAGCCTCTACCCGGAGATGACCCAGAACGTAGCCGCCAACCCCGGGGGTTCCCTGTCCACCGAACACCAGGCCGCCTCTCACCTGGCTTGGCACTGGGCCGAAAGCTACGAGCTGGAGGGCGCAGAAGCCCTGTACCGCTACCGGGGCGGCCCACTCGGTGGGGAAGCCGCCGTGATCCGGCACGGCAATGTGACCGTCGTCGGCGCACACAGCGAATCACTGATTTCAGAGGTCTTGAAAGACTTGCTGACAGGCGCGGGCCTGAGTCCTCTACCGCTGCCCGAGGGTGTGCGGCTCTCGCGGCGCGGCGGCGTCACCCTGCTTCAGAACTGGAATACA